Below is a genomic region from Anas platyrhynchos isolate ZD024472 breed Pekin duck chromosome 4, IASCAAS_PekinDuck_T2T, whole genome shotgun sequence.
cCGATCCGGTACCGGGCAGCGGGCAGCGGGCAGGAGCTGGTACCGGTACCGGGGGGATGCTGCGGGTGGAACCGGGCGGTACCGGGCTGGGTGTGGGGCGGGCAGCGGCTGGTCCGGGGGTTTGGGGACCACACCGGCTTGTCCCAGCCTCTGGGGGGGGATCCGGGACGGGGGGAATCTCGGCGGGACCCCCGCGCCGTTAACGGCGGCTTCTCTCTCCGCAGGGCTCCTGTCGCGTCCCGGTGCCGCTGCGAGTGTGCCGGTGGGTGCAGCCAGAGACCCCCCCGGTccccataaccctaaccctaaccccaatcctaaaccctaaccctaaccctaaaccctaaccctaaccctaacccccgggAAGGGAGACCCCGCAGACCTCCGTGTGCCTCCCGGGGCACTGCAGCCGCTCCCCCTAAATCCCAGGCACTGAGGGGGAAgcctcagcaccctgccacccCTCCCGTACCCCCACTCAGGACCTTCTTGCAGAGAGGCTGTGCCTGTCAGGGGCTGTGACCGCAGGAGATGCTCCGCAGAGCACCCCGAGGCACCTGCACCAGCCAGTCTGCCTgttgcagggctgcagcacgcCTGCCATGGGGAGATCACTCCTTAATTCCCATCTCCTATCAGCTAGGTCTGTAGGCATCCTTCCTGGGATGCCCATTGCCCGCTTCTGAAACAAGACATCGGAAGGAGCTGCATTTTGTAGCACGCCGCTGACTTGTCAATATGCCCTGACACAGCCACACACTTGCAGATCAATCTCTGCTAGGCAGCAGAAGCCAAGTGATAATTTCCCATACAAGCATGACAGATAACGTGGCACTTTATAACGCTGTGCCACCCCTTGTTGAGCTCTCATTTCTGTGTGTATATACTAGTATCCTTTGGAAGCTCTCAGAAATTCTCCTGCTAAACTGGGAGGACTAGAGAAACTCATTTCAGCTGGTGTGTGATTTGCTGTGTATCTGTATTCTCCAGCCTGTGTGCGACATGTATGGTGTGCCTGGATGTCCAAAGGACTACAATCCGGTTTGTGGGACCGATGGAGAGACCTACTCAAATGAGTGTGTGCTCTGCCTTTCAAACAGGTAATTCCAACCTTCCTTTCACATCGGCTTCCTTTACAAGTAAAACATGCACCCTCACATCCCAATTAACTGAACAGTTAGTGGCTTTGAGTCATTCAGTCTGTTAAAGCAAATgacaaaattgaaagaaaattgGCAAACCAATTGTTAAACCTACAATTTGGGAGAAGTTTGGAAAGCCCAGCAAATCAAAGGGCAGACGTAGTGCTACCTGTGAAAAGGGGAGAGAAGAGGTGCTGTCATGTCACATTGTTAAGAACCTGCTCATCATTGCTATCTAAAATGATAACAGAGTAAGTTAATAAGTGATTGACATGTAGATagtcagagggaaaaaaaaaagtgtaagcaAATCTGATACAGATTTGTCGGAAATATCCAATCAAATCCATAAGATTTAGGATTTTTGGTGAGATAACTGGCCTAGCAGAGTAGAAGAAACCAGAAGTGCTACTCCTTGACATTAACAAGGCATTTTACATAGCTCCACTTGACATTCACATAAGAAGACAAATAGTTTTTCAACCAAAATTAAAGGATGAAGAGAGAGCAGTTTGAAATGGTGGAGTTTAACAGCAGTAATCAAACTGGAAAGTGCTATTAAATGGGATTTCCTTTAGCTGCAGTACACAATTTAATATGTGTTTAATAATGAATTGGATACtgaaataaagacaataaaaatttTCAGAATTACATGGGATACAATGAACTGTGCAGGGCAGTATCAGAATTCCCAGGGGTCAGGAGGAAAGCATCAGAAATGCTAAAAATTCAATACATAAGGAAGAACAACATGCCATggacaaatgaaaacagagccCACAAGGCTGGCAAAGAGACCAATTGCAGCTGACCACTGTGTGGTGGTCACCACGTGCTGGGATGGGTTGTTACTGAGTTAATTTGCAAAACAGTTAAATAGATGGAAAGGAAGTCTAGACATAAGGAAAATTTAAGTTGTCGAGCATATTTATTAATAAACTTTGCAGTCCTTTGCAGGACATTTTTAAGAGCACGTCAGAAAAGCAGCTATCTGAGCTGATAAAGCATATTCGATCCTTTTTCAGAATAGAATGATGGGCTTTGAGATCCAGTCTTTTTTTATCCATTTCTaggatactatttttttttaggcatgATCCCTCAGCTTCAGGGGGTGCATGCTGAATTCCTGAATACAGCGCTGCACACAGCGCAAAGGGATCTCTAGGCAAATTTGCTACTTGTTTCCACTCCATTCCTTAAGTAGTTGTTGATGGGGCTTATGTCTTATAATAAATGCGCATGTTTTGTGTGAAATATGCAACACAGGATTTCAGATGCTTACACAACATGGGTTTTGTCTTAGCCATCTCTTTGGCTGGCTTAttcagaaaagtattttcatcTAAAGGGACACAAGGTGGTCAGATactatcttgattttttttttcttcaataattCAGTAGTTGGCCTACTCATTGTCTTTCTAGTGCAGCCTGGAGAGCtttgttttgaagtgttttactTGGCATGAGCACAAGGAGAGAACACTTTGTCTTACTGGAAGTATTTCAGCTTTGCAAAATGGTTCTTGGTCGTAAGCAATGGTCATTTCACTTCAAGGAGTGTAGAGTACAGTCCGTAACTCAAGAGGGGAGAACAAAGAGGTCTTTCTGCTCTTCTTAGCAAGTGGCATGACCAGTAGCTGCCAAGATAAATAGAATAATCTGGTGATGTAGAAATAGATACATGGGCATATCGCATAGTAACTTACAAACCACTCAGCTCTAAATTAACTTAGGCAATTCTTAGCAGTCATCTGGCAGGTGATTTCCAGCCCCTGTTTAAGTCCACTGAAGGACTTACTTCCCTGATGGCAAAGGACGTACCACCCATGGGCTTTTTTAGCAAGACTATGTGAGCACCTGGAGAGCCCCAGGTCCTGAAAAGCATTACAGTACTGCAGGAGAGGTTTTGCATCTCctgggcttgattttttttttcttttatattcccAAGTTGCTCCTCTACCTTCTGGTTAAAAGATCCCTAATTAGTACAGATTTTCCTGACCTTTGGGTAATCGCAAACCACTTGAATTTCATGAGGAGTAAAATAGCTTGATTCTATTAAGATAGAGAGACAAACTGAAGATCTAGGGCAGTCTGCGTTATATCACTTTCTTCTTGCATCCACACTTATTTGGTAAACTGAGATTTGCAATTGGAGCACTGCAAACTACCATTTATTGGacttgttaaaaaataaaataaaaaatgatccCAGACTAACAGAGATTTTGCTAAAATTTCCTTTAAGAAGATTCCATCATTCCAAGAACCAGACATGCAAAATTTAGCAAGTCTGGGCTGCAGAAAAGCACCAGAATGTGCACTGAACTCCCAAATGCAAGGGAGACTTTCTGTCAGTATTAGACCTGGTTCCCACTTTGAGCACTGTGAATTTGACTTGCATTACTGCTTTTTAATGGACACTTCAGACCTCGTGGCAAGCTTTGTCAGGTGGTTTGATGCATCTCAGACTTGCAGTTGGATTTACCATGTTCTTATAGGCCTTCTTATTAGCCTGAAGTGAGGCTGTCTCTGGTAAGTTATTTGTTCTGTGTGTCTGATCCATAAATCTTTTCATCAGTTACTCTGCAGTAAGGTTTGCTATAAGTGATTCAATTAAAACCATCACTACATTTAACTGGGCATATGGGAGAGTCTATAAAATGTCTCTGTTACAGTGCTTCCcctctaaaataattttgttttgcttgcagTGAAGATAAAAAGGACGTCCAAATTTACAAGAGGGGACCATGCTGATATGTCGGATGGCACCTCATGAAGAAAATGGGAGGGACAAAGCCAGTTCAGATAGAAACAATACTTTGAATGTACCTCCTATGTAGTCTGTCTTAATAAATAACTTTGCCTGTTCAAACAAAGTCCTGTTAGTGTATTTAAACCTCATAGACACAGTGTGTTTATAGCCTGAACTGGAGTCACTTCCTGCAGTAGAAGTGACAGCGAAAATTGCAGGGGAACATGAAGACTGGTGTAAAAGGGTGCGGCATGAAGTGGGTCTGGCAGGCCTCCCGCTGCCTGCAGGACAAATGCTGGGCTTCAGTTCTGCCACAGACCCCTTGTCGTGCAAACGAGCACATGGAGCTCCCTGTCTCTCTGCTAAGCACCTCCGAAGCTGAGCGGATGGCATTTGGGTTGTTCGGCAGTCCCTCTACCTCTGCTCAAGGCCTGCTCTCATCCTGCCTCCAGACAAGGCCTTCGTCAGGCTTCACGGGGCAGAGGTGCACGGCGTGCCTCCCGCCTGCTGAGGGGTCACAGCCTGGTGACTTGTGCTTTGACAACAGCAATGCTATCGTCCTGCATTCCTTTCGAAGGGCCAGACCCAGCCTTACATGACAGCACATGCCTGTCTTCATTCCCTCAGTGCAAAAAACAATCGCTGACAGAGTGATCTCACTCATGGCGTGACAGTTATTTGATAAATAACTGTGCTTGCAAAGGAGCTTTAACAACCCCAATCCTCTTAGCTGTAGAAATGTCCCTTTAGTATTTGAAGAAAACGTGTATAGCATTGCATTTTTTTGGCAAAActcagacaaaaacaaacaacacgaAACACAACaaatccaaacaaaaaatagcatGTTAGGCTGACAGTTATAATTACATTAGAGCACTGCTTCCAGCATAGGAATGCTTCAAGATAAAACCTTAGATGTGTTTTTAAATCTTCCtaattttctgcattaaaaGAGATAATTCAGCAGTGCAAGAGTATGTGAACTCACCGTATCTGCCCCTGACATCTGTTTTTCATATTCTGCacgttaaaataaaatatttcaaatatttgagcatcttgatttttttccttagatcAGAGATCTGATTCAAAGCCTGATGGAAGTAGACCATGAAGGAACATGCCTGACTCCAGAGGAATGTCAGATAGTCTCTTTTCCCTCTCATTACCAGTATTTTGTTAGCCTGTACTACTAAATATTCATTATGTTTGTCCTCGGTTGCACTGGACGATGAACAAGAGCTGAAGGGCGAGAACCACAGCCTGAATCCCGTGGGAGACTAGTCAGTGAAAGGCATGAACTTGTGGGTTTTGATATTGCTCACTAGgtggcagcatttttttttctttcaaatctcattttattttacgTTCTTGGTAGAGGTGTAGCAGGAGTCTGTTAATGACTTTGGTTTGTACACATAAATATTGTGTTAGGagctgtttattttcatctgtattATTAGCGTCATTACAGTCCTGGTAAGTAGTCAAACTCATTGTACTTGGCAGAATAaacttgtgttgtttttttttttcctgatcatCGAATCCAAGGATGTTTGCTGCAAGAGACTACAGTGTAGTATTTTGTAATAACACTATTTGGTGGGCAGATACCTGTGGCATTCACTGACATGGTTACGATTGCACTGAGTCCTGTATTAGCTTCATGACTCTTGTTGCTGGTCACACAGCAATTTTTGAAGGttgcattttcaaaacatttatgGAAGCAGTGTAGGTTTCTGGTTAAAGCATTCTTAATTAGATAACCTTAGAAAAAGTCATTTTGCTCTGAAACTGTCTCACCTTTACGTTAAGaaaaaattactctttttgAAGTGCTTTTTTATCTATTGGTTATAAATTTTGTAAGATTCTGGtacacttgttttattttaacatttacacagatgtgttgtgttttttttttttttccttgatgttATATACAGAAGCGTTTAAAGTTGACCCAAAACTGTACCTACTTAATCTGTTCCTGTTTACCAGTAATCTGTTCCTGTTTACCAGTAAGAGAGGCAAAGGTACTGAAAAATCCTCCTGTGATGCTTTCTAAAGCAGACTGAGATGTTAAACTTGTCTTGTAATTGTCTGGTGTCCTTATGGGTCCTGTGGAATATTCCAGCAAGCTTCAAACTGTGCCCTGGAAGGGTCTGGCTTTCCTGGAAATCCTTTATCTTATCTTCCATTCCTAGCTTCAGATATTTTGGATACTTGGGAAGCTGCAGATGTCCTTAAAGGGGAAGCGGAACTGAGCCTTCACCCTTCATCTGTAATTGGAAGTCATCTGTCCAAGTGAGGAGTGGATCCTTTATGAACCTTTGGGGCTGCTCTGTGATAGCTATCCACATGCACTGTCATCTTCCAGTAATCTTTGGGAAATcccaaatatcttttttttttttttttttctctttgtgaatAAAGGAAAATCAGCTTTGGACTTACATGGGAGTCAGGACTCTCCTGgggattttttaaatgtaaaagttGGTGTTCTGTAAATTTATCAATATGCTTGCCCTACAATGTGCCTGCCTTCCCTAAGCTTAAGCTAGGAGACATAAACACAGCTAGAAAATATGAAGTGGTAATGATGTGATTGTGGATGGGGAGTCAGTTCAGTGGCTAAGTTTATCTAAGAGCTCTCGGGACAATATAGCAATTTCTGTGTTTGGAAGTTAGGTAGCTTTGCAACTGTAATCAAAGTTTAAAACAACTATATGTATTGTCATAATACTCATGTCAGAGTCAAATAGGAGAAGACAGCAAAGCAACTCATCTGCCTGGATCAATCAACGTAAAGATTTCCTAAGTTTGTATTATAAGGGTCTGTAAACTTTTAGTAGCACCTTTTCTATTATAAAGATCTGGTTGAGCCCAAAGGGGGGAAAAGATGCATAATGTTGGGAATTCCTCCATTTCTACGCAGAGGAAGAAGGATACCCTTAAGgtgtccttaaaaaaaaaaaaaaaagaagaagaaaaaaaggttttttttaaactctgaaaTGAAAACCAGGTGTTTGGGCTCATGAGGAGGGAAACAAATATTTGCCTACTCTTCACATTTAACTATATTAAGTTACATCATCTCTTGACACTGCTTTTAGACTCTGCAATGCACCAGTGAGCCAGAAGACACATTTATGGAATAATGTGCCAGAACATGGTTCTTGTGGTTCTTGTATACAATTTCAGTCATGAAAAGAATTGATTTTTACCTTACAAGCAGATGAGATGTTCCTGTATCAAGTAGCCAGGGGACTGTTACCAGAGTTGCTTTTCTGGTAATTTGCTGGCAGTCAGTCTTTGGGCTGTGAGAAAGAAGggatttccttcctccttttcacCATGTGTTAATTCCCTGATCTAGGAATCTCTCTCACTGAAGGTTTACTGTCAGGTAGTGCAAATGACCAGTTGGAAGAAAAGTGGtccaaaactgaaaatatagtttaaaaaaaaaaaaaaaaaggcaggaaatcCATACATATGTGCATATTTCATTCTCTTGTCCTGTTAAGGTTGAAAGGATCGAAATAGAAAACCAAAGAGATACTCAGtgatgcagaagaaaaacacgGAGAGGGGATGATCTCAGTCTTTCAggaacactgatttttttttgtccactCAACAATCCAGTGAATGTGCATTCGCACGGCTCTGGGCTCCTCTCCATTCTGCTACTCTGAGTATGTTTGATCTCCGGGCACTGAAAGAAGCAATGAAATGTGTCTTAAGCACATTCCTGAGATTTTTTCCCACCGCCACTGCTCTGCTGATGCACTGTGCAGCTGTTAGCAGAGAATCTGCCAATTCTGACATACAGACACtcgatttgattttttttttttttttgtgggtcaTGAGGATGTAAGAGTGGAGGTAGATAGACACCGAACCAAAGGCAATAATGAAAGGGTAGGAACTTGTACTTTGGCCCGGCCAGGATTTTTGCCTACATGCCAAATGAAGAGTTCAgcattgtttcattttgttgtcCTCTTTGCTCTGCAGTGAAGTGGTTCGCTTTATGCAGAAGAAGTACCCGGGATCACTCATGCTGTAGCTAGCTAGGCTGTGacagaagctttaaaaatacccagctggaaaacagaagtCCCAAGCCAACTGAATCACATTTAGCCCTAAAGCATTTACCCCAACCTCCACGTGCTAGTGCCAGCATTTGTCAGCTGTCTAGTGAGCCAgctgggtgaatgggtcttTCCCTGGGATAGAGCAGCTAAGGGAAAAGATCTGGGTCTTTTTTTAAGAGTAATCAATTCCCTCCTTCAGTTGTCTGCGAGGTCACACGAGGCCTTTTGTTGGCCAAgtagggtaagaaagaagacaagaCGCAGGGAGGAGGACTTGCTTTCTTGAGGAATGCTGGCTTGCCACACGCACTGCACAGCAGCCAAAGGTTGCGTTATTCGCGTAACGTCACTGGTGTATTTACTGCCTCGTAGTGATGACAATGAAACGCAG
It encodes:
- the SPINK2 gene encoding serine protease inhibitor Kazal-type 2 → MAAALPVLVLLPALLAGLLSRPGAAASVPPVCDMYGVPGCPKDYNPVCGTDGETYSNECVLCLSNSEDKKDVQIYKRGPC